A single genomic interval of Nonomuraea rubra harbors:
- a CDS encoding beta-galactosidase: MPDGIAYGGDWNPEQWPEETWEQDVALMREAGVNRVSVGIFSWSSLEPVEGVFDFGWFDRVMDLLAENGIGANLATPTASPPPWFSDAYPQALPVDADGRRLYHGSRQGFCPSSPIYREKALRIAEQVALRYRDHPALALWHVHNEYGCHNARCYCDTSAAAFRAWLRTRYSSLDALNEAWGTAFWSQRYSDWAQILPPRATPSFPNPGQQLDFRRFSSDALVELYVAERDLLKRLTPDVPATTNLMAGAHWDMDCWAFAAELDVVSTDHYLIGARRERHIDLAFAADYARSLGGGRPWLLMEHSTSAVNWQPRNLAKTPGELRRNSLQHLARGADGIMFFQWRQSRAGAEKWHSAMLPHAGTDTKIWREVVALGAELAGLSGVAGSTVKADVALLLDHSSVWAQDHPAQPTSELDPVEEAKRWHAALWRAGVTCDVARPEGDLSGYRLVVVPQLYLVSDAGAANLEEFARRGGVVVVGPYSGIVDEHDRVRLGGYPGAWRDLLGVSVEEFFPLDAPIRLASGATGGVWSEAARVTTAKVLDTYATGEPAWTRNEFGDGSAHYLTTLLDDAALAEVLATACREAGVRPEAAGVPGVEVVRRSHPDGRSFLFAVNHTAEDATVTTAEGGTVTVAAGDAVVIPG, encoded by the coding sequence ATGCCGGATGGCATCGCGTACGGCGGGGACTGGAATCCCGAGCAGTGGCCCGAGGAGACGTGGGAGCAGGACGTCGCGCTGATGCGCGAGGCCGGCGTCAACCGGGTCAGCGTCGGGATCTTCTCCTGGTCGTCGCTCGAGCCCGTCGAGGGCGTGTTCGACTTCGGCTGGTTCGACCGGGTGATGGACCTGCTGGCCGAGAACGGGATCGGCGCCAACCTCGCCACGCCCACCGCCTCCCCGCCGCCGTGGTTCTCCGACGCCTACCCGCAGGCGCTGCCCGTGGACGCCGACGGGCGGCGCCTGTACCACGGCAGCAGGCAGGGCTTCTGCCCCAGCTCGCCCATCTACCGCGAGAAGGCCCTGCGCATCGCCGAGCAGGTGGCGCTGCGCTACCGCGATCACCCGGCGCTGGCCCTGTGGCACGTGCACAACGAGTACGGCTGCCACAACGCCCGCTGCTACTGCGACACCTCGGCCGCCGCCTTCCGCGCCTGGCTGCGCACCCGCTACTCCTCGCTGGACGCGCTCAACGAGGCGTGGGGCACCGCGTTCTGGTCGCAGCGCTACAGCGACTGGGCGCAGATCCTGCCGCCCCGCGCCACCCCCAGCTTCCCGAACCCGGGCCAGCAGCTCGACTTCCGCAGGTTCAGCTCCGACGCGCTGGTCGAGCTGTACGTCGCCGAACGCGACCTGCTCAAGCGGCTCACCCCCGACGTGCCCGCCACCACCAATCTGATGGCCGGCGCCCACTGGGACATGGACTGCTGGGCCTTCGCCGCCGAGCTGGACGTCGTCTCCACCGACCACTACCTGATCGGCGCCCGCCGCGAGCGCCACATCGACCTGGCCTTCGCCGCCGACTACGCCCGCTCGCTGGGCGGCGGCCGGCCGTGGCTGCTCATGGAGCACTCCACCAGCGCGGTCAACTGGCAGCCGCGCAACCTCGCCAAGACCCCGGGCGAGCTGCGCCGCAACTCGCTCCAGCACCTGGCCAGGGGCGCGGACGGGATCATGTTCTTCCAGTGGCGCCAGTCGCGGGCGGGCGCCGAGAAGTGGCACTCGGCGATGCTGCCGCACGCCGGCACCGACACCAAGATCTGGCGCGAGGTGGTGGCGCTCGGGGCCGAGCTGGCGGGGCTGTCCGGCGTGGCCGGCAGCACGGTCAAGGCCGACGTCGCCCTGCTCCTCGACCACTCCAGCGTGTGGGCGCAGGACCACCCCGCCCAGCCCACCTCGGAGCTGGACCCGGTGGAGGAGGCCAAGCGCTGGCACGCCGCGCTGTGGCGGGCCGGCGTCACCTGCGACGTGGCCCGCCCCGAGGGGGACCTGAGCGGGTACCGCCTGGTCGTGGTGCCGCAGCTCTACCTGGTGAGCGACGCGGGGGCGGCCAACCTGGAGGAGTTCGCCCGGCGGGGCGGGGTCGTGGTCGTGGGCCCGTACAGCGGGATCGTGGACGAGCACGACCGGGTCCGGCTGGGCGGCTACCCGGGCGCCTGGCGGGACCTGCTCGGGGTGAGCGTCGAGGAGTTCTTCCCGCTCGACGCGCCGATCAGGCTGGCCTCGGGCGCGACCGGCGGCGTGTGGAGCGAGGCTGCGCGGGTCACCACCGCCAAGGTGCTCGACACGTACGCGACTGGTGAGCCCGCCTGGACGCGCAACGAGTTCGGCGACGGCTCGGCGCACTACCTGACCACCCTGCTCGACGACGCCGCGCTCGCCGAGGTCCTCGCCACGGCCTGCCGCGAGGCGGGGGTACGGCCGGAGGCCGCGGGCGTGCCGGGGGTCGAGGTCGTACGGCGCTCGCACCCGGACGGGCGCTCCTTCCTGTTCGCCGTCAACCACACCGCCGAGGACGCCACCGTCACGACCGCGGAGGGCGGCACGGTCACCGTCGCGGCCGGCGACGCCGTGGTGATCCCCGGCTGA
- a CDS encoding L-rhamnose mutarotase yields MQRVCFLLKVRPERLAEYRERHRAVWPEMREALSRTGWHNYSLFLRDDGLLVGYLETEDFEAAQQAMAGTEVNARWQAEMAPFFEGLDGRPDEGMVPLTEVFHLD; encoded by the coding sequence GTGCAACGCGTCTGCTTCCTGCTGAAAGTCCGCCCAGAGCGGCTGGCGGAGTACCGCGAACGCCACCGCGCGGTCTGGCCGGAGATGCGAGAGGCGCTGTCGCGCACCGGCTGGCACAACTACTCGCTCTTCCTCAGGGACGACGGCCTCCTCGTGGGATACCTGGAGACCGAGGACTTCGAGGCCGCACAGCAGGCGATGGCCGGGACCGAGGTCAACGCCCGCTGGCAGGCCGAGATGGCGCCGTTCTTCGAGGGCCTCGACGGCCGCCCCGACGAGGGCATGGTCCCGCTGACCGAAGTGTTCCACCTGGATTGA
- the rhaI gene encoding L-rhamnose isomerase, which translates to MTDIKAALRSQRIETPSWAYGNSGTRFKVFAQQGVPRDPYEKLADAAQVHAYTGIAPTVALHIPWDKVDDYADLARHARELGVGIGAINSNVFQDDDYKLGSVTHPDARVRRKATDHLLECVDIMDATGSDTLKLWFSDGINYPGQDDIRSRQDRLAESLAEVYGRLGEGQRFLLEYKLFEPAFYATDVPDWGTAYAHCVKLGPKAQVVVDTGHHAPGTNIEFIVAFLLRDGKLGGFDFNSRFYADDDLMVGAADPFQLFRIMYEVIRGGGFTDEVAFMLDQCHNIEPKIPGQIRSVMNVQEATAKALLVDRDALSAAQNEGDVLGANAVLMDAYNTDVRPLLAELREEQGLAPDPMAAYAKSGYFEKIAAERVGGNQAGWGA; encoded by the coding sequence ATGACTGACATCAAGGCCGCGCTGCGGTCGCAGCGCATCGAGACACCGTCCTGGGCCTACGGCAACAGCGGCACCCGGTTCAAGGTGTTCGCCCAGCAGGGCGTGCCGCGCGACCCGTACGAGAAGCTGGCCGACGCCGCCCAGGTGCACGCCTACACCGGCATCGCCCCGACGGTCGCCCTGCACATCCCGTGGGACAAGGTGGACGACTACGCCGACCTGGCCCGCCACGCCCGCGAGCTGGGCGTGGGAATCGGCGCGATCAACTCCAACGTCTTCCAGGACGACGACTACAAGCTGGGCAGCGTCACCCACCCCGACGCGCGGGTGCGCCGCAAGGCCACCGACCACCTGCTCGAGTGCGTCGACATCATGGACGCCACCGGCAGCGACACGCTGAAGCTGTGGTTCTCCGACGGCATCAACTACCCCGGCCAGGACGACATCAGGTCCCGCCAGGACCGGCTGGCCGAGTCGCTGGCCGAGGTCTACGGCCGCCTGGGCGAGGGCCAGCGGTTCCTGCTGGAGTACAAGCTGTTCGAGCCCGCCTTCTACGCCACCGACGTGCCCGACTGGGGCACCGCCTACGCGCACTGCGTCAAGCTCGGCCCCAAGGCGCAGGTCGTCGTGGACACCGGCCACCACGCCCCGGGCACCAACATCGAGTTCATCGTGGCCTTCCTCCTGCGGGACGGCAAGCTCGGCGGCTTCGACTTCAACTCCCGCTTCTACGCCGACGACGACCTCATGGTGGGCGCGGCGGACCCGTTCCAGCTCTTCCGCATCATGTACGAGGTCATCAGGGGCGGCGGGTTCACCGACGAGGTCGCGTTCATGCTCGACCAGTGCCACAACATCGAGCCCAAGATCCCGGGCCAGATCCGCTCGGTCATGAACGTGCAGGAGGCCACCGCCAAGGCCCTGCTCGTGGACCGCGACGCGCTGAGCGCCGCGCAGAACGAGGGCGACGTGCTGGGCGCCAACGCCGTCCTGATGGACGCCTACAACACCGACGTGCGGCCGCTGCTCGCCGAGCTGCGCGAGGAGCAGGGCCTGGCGCCCGACCCGATGGCCGCCTACGCCAAGTCCGGATACTTCGAGAAGATCGCCGCCGAGCGCGTCGGCGGCAACCAGGCCGGCTGGGGGGCCTGA
- a CDS encoding bifunctional aldolase/short-chain dehydrogenase, whose amino-acid sequence MSNVIKELLDRSHRLGADPRNTNFAGGNTSAKGTEPDPVTGEDVELLWVKGSGGDLGTLKQAGLAVLRLDRLRALKGVYPGVEREDEMVAAFDYCLHGKGGAAPSIDTAMHGLVEAGHVDHLHPDAGIAIATAADGEELTGRVFGDRVVWVPWRRPGFQLGLDIAAIKEANPQAIGCILGGHGITAWGETSEECEARSLEIIRTAEAYLAEHSRPDPFGAVVHDTLPEAERHERAAALFPLIRGLASTDLRMVGHYTDTPEVLDFVSRAEHPRLAALGTSCPDHFLRTKVAPLVLDLPPDAPLEQAAERLRELHAAYREEYTAYYERHATPDSPAIRGADPAIVLVPGVGMFSFGKDKQTARVAGEFYVNAINVMRGAESVSAYAPIPESEKFRIEYWELEEAKLRRMPKPKPLATRVALVTGGGSGIGAATARRLAAEGACVIVADRDLGAAEKVAAEIGAGAYRVSDVAVAVGVDVTSEEQITAAVRAGVLAFGGVDLVVNNAGLSLSRALLETTLADWDLQHDVMARGSFLVSRETAKVMIDQAMGGDIVYISSKNSVFAGPNNVAYGAAKADQAHQVRLLAAELGAHGIRVNGVNPDGVVRGSGIFASGWGANRAAVYGVEEERLGEFYAQRTLLKREVLPEHVANAVFALTGSDLTHTTGLHVPVDAGVAAAFLR is encoded by the coding sequence ATGTCCAACGTCATCAAGGAACTCCTCGACCGCTCCCACCGCCTGGGCGCCGACCCGCGCAACACCAACTTCGCGGGCGGCAACACCTCGGCCAAGGGCACCGAGCCCGACCCCGTCACCGGGGAGGACGTCGAGCTGCTGTGGGTCAAGGGCTCCGGCGGCGACCTCGGCACGCTGAAGCAGGCCGGCCTCGCCGTGCTGCGGCTCGACCGGCTGCGCGCGCTCAAGGGCGTCTACCCGGGCGTCGAGCGCGAGGACGAGATGGTCGCCGCGTTCGACTACTGCCTGCACGGCAAGGGCGGCGCCGCGCCGTCCATCGACACCGCCATGCACGGCCTGGTCGAGGCCGGCCACGTCGACCACCTGCACCCCGACGCGGGCATCGCGATCGCCACCGCCGCCGACGGCGAGGAGCTGACCGGGCGCGTCTTCGGCGACCGGGTCGTGTGGGTGCCGTGGCGCCGTCCCGGCTTCCAGCTCGGCCTGGACATCGCCGCCATCAAGGAGGCGAACCCGCAGGCCATCGGCTGCATCCTGGGCGGCCACGGCATCACCGCGTGGGGCGAGACCTCCGAGGAGTGCGAGGCCCGCTCGCTGGAGATCATCCGTACCGCGGAGGCGTACCTGGCCGAGCACAGCCGCCCCGACCCGTTCGGCGCGGTCGTCCACGACACGCTGCCGGAGGCCGAGCGGCACGAGCGGGCCGCGGCGCTGTTCCCGCTGATCCGCGGCCTGGCCTCGACCGACCTGCGCATGGTCGGCCACTACACCGACACCCCCGAGGTGCTCGACTTCGTCTCCCGCGCCGAGCACCCGAGGCTCGCCGCGCTGGGCACGTCCTGCCCCGACCACTTCCTGCGCACCAAGGTCGCGCCGCTGGTGCTGGACCTGCCGCCGGACGCGCCGCTGGAGCAGGCCGCCGAGCGGCTGCGCGAGCTGCACGCGGCCTACCGCGAGGAGTACACCGCCTACTACGAGCGGCACGCCACCCCCGACTCCCCGGCCATCCGGGGCGCGGACCCGGCGATCGTGCTGGTGCCGGGCGTCGGCATGTTCTCCTTCGGCAAGGACAAGCAGACCGCCCGCGTGGCCGGCGAGTTCTACGTCAACGCCATCAACGTCATGCGCGGTGCCGAGTCCGTCTCCGCCTACGCCCCCATCCCCGAGTCGGAGAAGTTCCGCATCGAGTACTGGGAGCTGGAGGAGGCCAAGCTCCGCCGCATGCCCAAGCCCAAGCCCCTGGCCACCAGGGTCGCGCTGGTGACCGGCGGCGGCTCGGGCATCGGCGCGGCCACCGCCCGCCGGCTGGCCGCCGAGGGCGCCTGCGTGATCGTGGCCGACCGCGACCTGGGCGCGGCTGAGAAGGTGGCCGCCGAGATTGGCGCGGGCGCGTACCGCGTCTCGGACGTCGCCGTGGCGGTCGGGGTGGACGTCACGTCGGAGGAGCAGATCACCGCCGCGGTACGCGCGGGCGTGCTCGCCTTCGGCGGCGTCGACCTGGTCGTCAACAACGCCGGCCTGTCGCTGTCGCGCGCGCTCCTGGAGACCACGCTGGCCGACTGGGACCTGCAGCACGACGTGATGGCGCGCGGCTCGTTCCTGGTCTCCCGCGAGACGGCCAAGGTCATGATCGACCAGGCCATGGGCGGCGACATCGTCTACATCTCCTCCAAGAACTCCGTCTTCGCCGGCCCGAACAACGTCGCCTACGGCGCCGCCAAGGCCGACCAGGCCCACCAGGTGCGCCTGCTGGCGGCCGAGCTGGGCGCCCACGGCATCCGCGTCAACGGCGTCAACCCCGACGGCGTCGTACGCGGCTCCGGCATCTTCGCCTCCGGCTGGGGCGCCAACCGCGCGGCCGTGTACGGGGTCGAGGAGGAGAGGCTCGGCGAGTTCTACGCCCAGCGCACCCTGCTCAAGCGCGAGGTCCTGCCCGAGCACGTGGCCAACGCGGTCTTCGCGCTCACCGGCAGCGACCTGACCCACACCACCGGCCTGCACGTCCCGGTGGACGCCGGCGTCGCCGCCGCCTTCCTGCGCTAG
- the argC gene encoding N-acetyl-gamma-glutamyl-phosphate reductase, translated as MRAAVAGASGYAGGELLRLLLGHPEFEIGALTAASSAGSRLGAHQPHLPQLADRVIEDTTPAALAGHDVVFLALPHGHSAAVAAQLGEDTIVVDCGADHRLTDPAAWQEFYGGEHAGTWPYGLPELPGQRDLLKGARRIAVPGCYPTSVLLALTPAFAAGLAAPDVVVVAASGTSGAGKSLKPNLLGSEVMGSVSAYGVGGVHRHTPEMEQGLSAVAGTPVRVSFTPTLVPMSRGILATCSAPAAPGVTGESLRAAYEVALKDEPFVHLLPEGVWPATSMTYGANTAALQVTLDPRANRVVAVIAIDNLTKGTAGGALQSVNLALGLPEELGLPTTGVAP; from the coding sequence ATGAGAGCAGCGGTCGCGGGAGCCAGCGGCTACGCGGGAGGGGAGCTGCTCCGCCTCCTGCTCGGCCATCCCGAGTTCGAGATCGGCGCGCTCACCGCCGCCTCCAGCGCCGGCAGCCGCCTCGGCGCCCACCAGCCGCACCTGCCGCAGCTCGCCGACCGGGTCATCGAGGACACCACGCCCGCCGCGCTCGCCGGCCACGACGTGGTCTTCCTGGCGCTGCCGCACGGCCACTCCGCCGCCGTCGCCGCGCAGCTGGGCGAGGACACGATCGTGGTCGACTGCGGCGCCGACCACCGGCTCACCGACCCCGCCGCCTGGCAGGAGTTCTACGGCGGCGAGCACGCCGGCACCTGGCCCTACGGCCTGCCCGAGCTGCCCGGCCAGCGCGACCTCCTCAAGGGCGCCAGGCGCATCGCCGTGCCCGGCTGCTACCCGACCTCCGTCCTGCTCGCCCTGACCCCCGCGTTCGCCGCCGGCCTGGCCGCGCCCGACGTGGTCGTGGTGGCCGCCAGCGGCACCAGCGGCGCCGGCAAGTCGCTCAAGCCGAACCTGCTCGGCAGCGAGGTCATGGGCTCCGTCAGCGCGTACGGCGTCGGCGGCGTCCACCGGCACACCCCCGAGATGGAGCAGGGCCTGTCGGCCGTCGCGGGCACGCCCGTACGGGTGTCGTTCACCCCGACCCTGGTCCCCATGAGCCGTGGCATCCTGGCCACCTGCTCCGCCCCCGCCGCGCCCGGTGTCACCGGGGAGTCGCTGCGGGCGGCGTACGAGGTCGCGCTGAAGGACGAGCCGTTCGTCCACCTCCTGCCCGAGGGCGTCTGGCCCGCCACCTCCATGACGTACGGCGCCAACACCGCGGCGCTGCAGGTGACGCTCGACCCGCGCGCGAACCGCGTGGTCGCCGTCATCGCCATCGACAACCTCACCAAGGGCACCGCCGGGGGCGCCCTGCAGAGCGTGAACCTCGCCCTCGGCCTGCCGGAAGAGCTCGGCCTCCCCACGACAGGAGTTGCTCCATGA
- the argJ gene encoding bifunctional glutamate N-acetyltransferase/amino-acid acetyltransferase ArgJ — MSVTAPLGFRAAGVAAGIKSGGARDLALVVNDGPSRAAAGVFTANRVKAAPVLWSQQVLAGGRLRAVVLNSGGANACTGPEGFQDTHATAEKVAAALEDSAGEIAVCSTGLIGERLPMDELLSGIETAAGQLSRDGGLAAADAIRTTDTVSKISFKRGTGYMVGGMAKGAGMLAPALATMLCVITTDADLTGEQLDATLRKATSVTFDRLDTDGCMSTNDTVLLLASGAAGVKPDLAEFEQRVTDVCADLARQLLVDAEGASKAIAIEVVGAASEDDAVKVGRSVARSNLLKCAIHGEDPNWGRVLAAVGTTDAEFEPDRLNVAINGIWICRGGAVGDDRSKVDMRPRDVTITIDLSAGPHTATVHTTDLTADYVHENSAYSS, encoded by the coding sequence ATGAGTGTTACCGCCCCCCTGGGTTTCCGGGCCGCGGGTGTCGCCGCAGGAATCAAGTCCGGCGGCGCCCGTGACCTGGCCCTCGTCGTCAACGACGGGCCCAGCCGCGCCGCCGCGGGCGTCTTCACCGCCAACCGCGTGAAGGCCGCGCCCGTGCTGTGGTCGCAGCAGGTCCTCGCGGGCGGGCGACTGCGAGCGGTGGTGCTCAACTCCGGCGGAGCCAACGCGTGCACCGGGCCGGAGGGCTTCCAGGACACCCACGCCACGGCCGAGAAGGTCGCCGCGGCGCTGGAGGACTCCGCGGGTGAGATCGCGGTCTGCTCCACCGGCCTGATCGGCGAGCGGCTGCCGATGGACGAGCTGCTGTCCGGCATCGAGACCGCCGCCGGCCAGCTCTCCCGCGACGGCGGCCTGGCCGCCGCCGACGCCATCCGCACCACCGACACCGTCTCCAAGATCTCCTTCAAACGCGGCACCGGCTACATGGTCGGCGGCATGGCCAAGGGCGCCGGCATGCTCGCCCCGGCCCTGGCCACCATGCTCTGCGTGATCACCACCGACGCCGACCTGACCGGCGAGCAGCTCGACGCCACGCTGCGCAAGGCCACCTCGGTGACGTTCGACCGGCTCGACACCGACGGCTGCATGTCCACCAACGACACCGTGCTGCTGCTGGCCAGCGGCGCCGCCGGGGTCAAGCCCGACTTGGCCGAGTTCGAGCAGCGGGTCACCGACGTCTGCGCCGACCTGGCCAGGCAGCTCCTGGTGGACGCCGAGGGCGCCTCCAAGGCCATCGCCATCGAGGTGGTCGGCGCCGCCTCCGAGGACGACGCGGTCAAGGTCGGCCGCTCGGTGGCCCGTTCCAACCTGCTCAAGTGCGCCATCCACGGCGAGGACCCCAACTGGGGCCGCGTCCTGGCCGCCGTCGGCACCACCGACGCGGAGTTCGAGCCCGACCGGCTCAACGTGGCCATCAACGGCATCTGGATCTGCCGCGGCGGCGCGGTCGGCGACGACCGGTCCAAGGTGGACATGCGCCCCCGCGACGTGACGATCACCATCGACCTGTCGGCCGGCCCGCACACCGCGACCGTCCACACCACCGACCTGACGGCCGACTACGTCCACGAGAACTCGGCGTACTCCTCATGA
- the argB gene encoding acetylglutamate kinase → MRLITAQTKAEALIEALPWLTRFHGATVVIKYGGNAMTEEALKEGFAEDVVFLHHAGLRPVVVHGGGPQISSALDKAGIQSTFTAGLRVTTPEAMQVVRMVLTGQVNRDIVGLVNRHGPFAVGMSGEDAHLFTAVRKHAIVDGQPVDIGQVGEIIKVDPGAVNALLDNGRIPVISSVARGDDGEIYNVNADTAAAALAVALQAHKLIVLTDVEGLYANWPDDTDVIDLLTADELEAMMPTLSSGMVPKMEACLTAVQGGVPQAHVLDGRVPHSLLLEIFTNEGIGTMVMP, encoded by the coding sequence ATGAGGCTGATCACGGCGCAGACCAAGGCCGAGGCGCTGATCGAGGCGCTGCCCTGGCTGACCCGCTTCCACGGCGCGACCGTCGTCATCAAGTACGGCGGCAACGCCATGACGGAGGAGGCTCTCAAGGAGGGCTTCGCCGAGGACGTCGTCTTCCTGCACCACGCCGGCCTGCGCCCGGTCGTCGTGCACGGCGGCGGCCCGCAGATCAGCAGCGCGCTGGACAAGGCGGGCATCCAGTCCACGTTCACCGCCGGCCTCCGGGTCACCACGCCCGAGGCCATGCAGGTCGTCAGGATGGTGCTCACGGGGCAGGTCAACCGCGACATCGTGGGCCTGGTCAACCGGCACGGCCCGTTCGCGGTCGGCATGTCCGGCGAGGACGCCCACCTGTTCACGGCCGTGCGCAAGCACGCCATCGTGGACGGGCAGCCGGTCGACATCGGCCAGGTCGGCGAGATCATCAAGGTCGATCCCGGCGCCGTCAACGCCCTGCTCGACAACGGCCGCATCCCGGTCATCTCCAGCGTGGCCAGGGGCGACGACGGAGAGATCTACAACGTCAACGCCGACACCGCCGCCGCCGCGCTGGCCGTGGCGCTCCAGGCCCATAAGCTGATCGTGCTGACCGACGTGGAGGGCCTGTACGCCAACTGGCCCGACGACACCGACGTCATCGACCTGCTCACCGCCGACGAGCTCGAAGCCATGATGCCCACACTGTCCAGCGGCATGGTGCCGAAGATGGAGGCGTGCCTGACGGCCGTGCAGGGCGGGGTGCCGCAGGCCCACGTCCTCGACGGCCGCGTGCCCCACTCCCTGCTGCTGGAGATCTTCACCAATGAAGGAATCGGAACGATGGTGATGCCCTGA
- a CDS encoding acetylornithine transaminase: MSLFERFESAFMPNYGVPPVALARGEGSRVWDVDGKEYLDFIAGIATSSLGHAHPALVEAVSRQVATIAHTSNLFLHEPEVLLAERLRALLDAPARVFLSNSGTEANEAAYKLALKYGRREGRSYFVAAENGFHGRTIGALSLTGKKAIRDQFGPFPVPVRFVPYGDADALKETVTGDCIAVFLEPTQGEAGVVPPPEGYFEAAREICDSTGALLVADEIQSAIGRSGHWFAHQADGVTPDILTLAKGLGGGLPIGACIGFGDAGKLFEKGDHGSTFGGNPVSCAAALAVLDTLDLDHVKTVSARLRGGLESVREPLLKAVRGRGLWLGAVLAEPRSAEVQQAAANAGFLVNALQPDVVRIAPPLIVTAGEVDAFVTAFPAILAEASK, from the coding sequence ATGAGCCTGTTCGAAAGGTTCGAAAGCGCCTTCATGCCCAACTACGGCGTCCCCCCGGTCGCCCTGGCACGAGGCGAGGGCTCCCGCGTGTGGGACGTGGACGGCAAGGAGTACCTCGACTTCATCGCCGGCATCGCGACCAGCTCGCTCGGCCACGCCCACCCCGCCCTGGTCGAGGCCGTCTCCAGGCAGGTCGCCACCATCGCGCACACCAGCAACCTGTTCCTGCACGAGCCCGAGGTGCTGCTGGCCGAGCGGCTGCGCGCCCTGCTCGACGCCCCCGCCAGGGTCTTCCTGTCCAACTCCGGCACCGAAGCCAACGAGGCCGCCTACAAGCTCGCGCTCAAGTACGGCAGGCGCGAGGGCCGCTCCTACTTCGTGGCCGCCGAGAACGGCTTCCACGGCCGCACGATCGGCGCCCTGTCCCTGACAGGCAAGAAGGCGATCCGCGACCAGTTCGGCCCGTTCCCCGTGCCCGTCCGCTTCGTCCCCTACGGCGACGCCGACGCGCTCAAGGAGACCGTGACCGGCGACTGCATCGCGGTCTTCCTGGAGCCCACCCAGGGCGAGGCCGGCGTGGTGCCGCCGCCCGAGGGCTACTTCGAGGCGGCCCGCGAGATCTGCGACTCGACCGGCGCGCTGCTGGTGGCCGACGAGATCCAGTCGGCCATCGGCCGCAGCGGCCACTGGTTCGCCCACCAGGCCGACGGCGTCACCCCCGACATCCTCACCCTGGCCAAGGGCCTGGGCGGCGGGCTGCCGATCGGCGCCTGCATCGGCTTCGGCGACGCGGGCAAGCTGTTCGAGAAGGGCGACCACGGCTCGACGTTCGGCGGCAACCCGGTCTCCTGCGCCGCGGCGCTGGCCGTGCTCGACACCCTGGACCTCGACCACGTCAAGACGGTCTCCGCGCGGCTGCGCGGCGGGCTGGAGTCCGTCCGGGAGCCGCTGCTCAAGGCCGTGCGCGGGCGCGGACTCTGGCTGGGCGCCGTGCTGGCCGAGCCCCGCTCGGCCGAGGTCCAGCAGGCCGCCGCGAACGCCGGCTTCCTGGTCAACGCCCTGCAGCCCGACGTCGTACGCATCGCACCCCCGCTGATCGTGACGGCCGGCGAGGTGGACGCGTTCGTGACCGCGTTCCCCGCGATCCTGGCGGAGGCTTCCAAGTGA
- the argF gene encoding ornithine carbamoyltransferase yields MTRHFLRDDDLTPAEQAEVLDLAAAMKKDRFGYRPFEGPQTVAVLFDKPSARTRVSFHTGIGELGGLPLIVDNVSVLMGRGEPPADLARVLDRQVAAIVWRTTGQELIDEMAAHSRVPVVNALTDEFHPCQILADLQTVQERLGRTAGITFTYVGDGANNMAHSYLLGGATAGMHVRIAAPAGYQPDAVILDQAAAIAAKTGGSVVALTDPVAAAQGAHVIATDTWVSMGQDGKEERVTALMPYQVNSELLEHAAPDAVVLHCLPAYRGYEITAEVLDGPRSVVWDQAENRLHAQKALLHWLVSRT; encoded by the coding sequence GTGACCAGGCATTTCCTCCGCGACGACGACCTGACCCCCGCCGAGCAGGCGGAGGTGCTCGACCTGGCCGCCGCGATGAAGAAGGACCGGTTCGGCTACCGCCCCTTCGAGGGCCCGCAGACCGTCGCCGTCCTGTTCGACAAGCCGTCGGCCAGGACGCGCGTCTCCTTCCACACCGGCATCGGCGAGCTCGGCGGCCTGCCGCTGATCGTCGACAACGTCTCGGTCCTCATGGGCCGCGGCGAGCCGCCCGCCGACCTCGCCCGGGTGCTCGACCGGCAGGTGGCCGCCATCGTCTGGCGCACCACCGGCCAGGAGCTGATCGACGAGATGGCCGCCCACTCGCGGGTGCCGGTCGTCAACGCGCTCACCGACGAGTTCCACCCCTGCCAGATCCTGGCCGACCTGCAGACCGTCCAGGAGCGGCTGGGCCGCACCGCCGGGATCACGTTCACCTACGTGGGCGACGGCGCCAACAACATGGCCCACTCCTACCTGCTCGGCGGCGCCACGGCCGGCATGCACGTACGCATCGCCGCCCCGGCCGGCTACCAGCCCGACGCGGTCATCCTCGACCAGGCCGCCGCCATCGCCGCGAAGACCGGCGGATCGGTGGTGGCGCTGACGGACCCGGTGGCCGCCGCCCAGGGGGCGCACGTGATCGCCACCGACACGTGGGTTTCGATGGGCCAGGACGGCAAGGAGGAACGGGTGACCGCCCTCATGCCGTACCAGGTGAACTCCGAGCTGCTCGAACACGCGGCACCCGACGCCGTCGTGCTGCACTGCCTGCCCGCCTACCGCGGCTACGAGATCACCGCCGAGGTGCTCGACGGGCCGCGGAGCGTGGTGTGGGACCAGGCGGAGAACCGGCTGCACGCCCAGAAGGCCCTGCTGCACTGGCTAGTCTCGCGCACATGA